A genomic region of Kluyveromyces marxianus DMKU3-1042 DNA, complete genome, chromosome 5 contains the following coding sequences:
- the ALD4 gene encoding aldehyde dehydrogenase (NADP(+)) ALD4, translating into MLRSTAAGSTRAFRSQTAAFSYALRLYSHLPLKVKVDLPNGISYEQPTGLFINNQFVPSKQGKTFEVLSPSTEEEITHVYEGREEDVDAAVEAADKAFKSGVWSRVDPLVRAQCLNKLADYIEKDAETIASIESLDNGKAISSAKGDVALVVNYLRSAAGYADKIDGRLIDTGSTHFSYTRREPLGVCGQIIPWNFPLLMWAWKIAPALATGNTVVLKTAESTPLSALYVSQYIPKAGIPDGVVNIVSGFGKIVGEAITTHPKIKKVAFTGSTATGRHIYQNAGVNLKKVTLELGGKSPNIVFADANIKQAVQNALLGIYYNSGEVCCAGSRLYVEESVYDEFLSEIKAASEALKVGDPFDAETFQGAQTSQTQLDKIMKYVEIGKKEGATLITGGERIGDKGYFVRPTVFADVEENMRIVKEEIFGPVVTITKFKTIDELVEKANDSEYGLAAGIHTTNINTAIQVSNRLNAGTVWINTYNDFHHSVPFGGFNASGIGREMGAEALDNYTQVKAVRVKLE; encoded by the coding sequence ATGTTACGCTCCACCGCTGCGGGTAGTACTCGCGCTTTCAGATCACAAACGGCTGCATTTTCTTATGCGTTGCGTTTATACTCTCATTTGCCATTAAAGGTGAAGGTTGACCTACCAAACGGTATCTCATATGAGCAGCCAACTGGTTTGTTCATTAACAATCAATTTGTTCCATCGAAACAAGGGAAGACCTTTGAAGTCTTGAGTCCTTCCACTGAAGAGGAGATTACCCACGTTTACGAGGGTCGTGAAGAAGATGTCGATGCTGCTGTTGAAGCAGCAGACAAGGCATTCAAGTCGGGTGTATGGTCAAGAGTTGATCCCCTAGTCAGAGCCCAATGTTTAAATAAATTGGCCGACTACATTGAGAAGGATGCCGAAACTATTGCATCTATTGAATCTTTAGATAATGGTAAGGCTATCTCTTCTGCAAAGGGTGATGTTGCTCTTGTTGTTAACTACCTAAGATCAGCTGCTGGTTATGCTGATAAGATTGATGGTAGGTTAATTGATACCGGTTCCACTCATTTCTCATACACTAGAAGAGAGCCTCTAGGTGTTTGTGGTCAAATCATTCCATGGAACTTCCCACTATTGATGTGGGCCTGGAAGATTGCTCCTGCTTTGGCAACTGGTAACACAGTGGTGTTGAAGACTGCTGAATCCACTCCATTGTCTGCATTGTACGTTTCCCAATATATTCCAAAGGCTGGTATCCCAGATGGTGTTGTCAACATCGTTTCCGGTTTCGGTAAAATTGTCGGTGAAGCCATTACAACCCACCCAAAGATTAAGAAGGTTGCCTTCACTGGTTCTACTGCTACTGGCCGTCATATCTATCAAAATGCTGGAgtgaatttgaagaaggtcaCTTTGGAATTAGGTGGTAAGTCTCCAAATATCGTTTTTGCCGACGCCAACATTAAACAAGCTGTTCAAAATGCTCTATTGGGTATTTACTACAACTCTGGTGAAGTTTGCTGTGCCGGTTCTAGATTGTATGTTGAAGAATCCGTATACGATGAATTCCTGAGCGAGATCAAGGCCGCATCTGAGGCTCTTAAGGTTGGTGATCCATTCGACGCTGAAACTTTCCAAGGTGCTCAAACCTCTCAAACTCAATTGGATAAAATTATGAAGTACGTTGAAATTGGTAAGAAGGAAGGTGCTACATTGATTACTGGTGGTGAAAGAATTGGTGACAAGGGTTACTTCGTGAGACCAACCGTGTTCGCTGATGtcgaagaaaacatgaGAATTGTCAAGGAAGAAATTTTCGGTCCAGTTGTCACAATCACTAAATTTAAGACCATTGATGAACTAGTTGAAAAGGCCAACGATTCTGAATATGGTTTGGCTGCTGGTATCCACACAACAAACATCAATACTGCCATTCAAGTTTCTAACAGACTAAACGCTGGTACTGTATGGATCAACACTTACAATGACTTCCATCACTCTGTTCCATTTGGTGGTTTCAATGCTTCTGGTATTGGTAGAGAAATGGGTGCTGAAGCCTTGGACAACTACACTCAAGTCAAGGCTGTGCGTGTTAAGTTGGAATAA
- the NUD1 gene encoding Nud1p (with LRR_RI super family consearved domain), which yields MNMDLAESLQNFHITSPQKKNQLMSNGVSIDFNNSDDFVVDETQDDVDDASNQNSESKKYDFKKYRENEIPLPQQFGSFFSKMDEWSVNYGTVKALKNNENKNEGPNDSSKINRKDETSQAQWKNYLLKPRTTKHQSPKDASDLIVTASLSDLSLIPPDTFKKKEKNEYSSVSQETDPAKEAKSVFNNVLRHQRSNYFKDNSDSVAQNTAHFNDTRSNFQEIDRRDSDSDSSSNSVTDSNKFDTTSDLESDTASVLNTSAINSPSPKPRIVTNTRQLPLITPEDAGLVFDHETGLWDKQRIAVVTDSSAADNTTSSFTIEENQSDHKSTKNTNNNDRSLKHLNENILSTQNKGSQIGSSNNNTIPGENKTEKQVDENHDNNDNNDVSTSVVTDDTPLSTPRFNRQLYQKNNIKATTTRQPSSSLHRELSNSNLNADSSNVDITNISRMDTSYDLTKREIVSRLLEIEPNPIKWKNLFEVDLSNQTIKDSCIGIDELLPALVNLNIANNELISLQGIPKQIQSLNISNNRLRSQLLQFQDLPHLEELDISNNNLSSLQDLRLVSSLSHLRYLDVSNCGIVSLIGLPAVAKLDTLIARDNRLIGSIDFKQLCEVSPIPWRSLTKLDLSNNKITNLKNLHYLTKLRVLILDGNSIERLHSDIHADETNDKYRAGNPSLRYLSIRNGRVSVNSFSGFPNLRILRVSVPADYGNDDANSNENAHGIGSEQRRHNVKNDQIPESSLSKRYPLPFPLESLEIIGMPPSSPKSQTISLSQPQASQKRIFGVSTNVDPNAVRPNNKDSDVLIDSSPWESVIFPSQLREVTLRCLNLTRVPQTLTNNTALYSLDVSGNKIYSAQMLLPSLPQNLLRLNILQNPVLELVAIPTYTSSSTKTNLDTAGKSETENNLAVQDSGSRHRDLQRLLLHWCPALVESDLNVEG from the coding sequence ATGAATATGGACTTGGCAGAGAGCTTACAAAACTTTCACATCACTAGTCcgcagaagaaaaatcaacTAATGTCAAATGGTGTGTCTATAgacttcaacaacagcgACGACTTTGTGGTGGATGAAACTCAAGACGATGTGGATGATGCTTCAAACCAAAATAGCgaatcaaagaaatacgacttcaaaaagtatagagaaaatgaaattccTCTACCTCAACAATTTGGATCTTTTTTCAGTAAGATGGACGAATGGTCTGTGAATTATGGAACAGTAAAGGcattaaaaaataatgaaaacaagaacGAAGGGCCAAACGATTCGAGCAAAATCAACAGAAAAGATGAGACATCGCAAGCGCAATGGAAAAACTATCTTCTAAAACCCAGAACCACTAAACATCAGTCGCCAAAAGATGCATCTGATCTGATTGTTACTGCCTCTTTAAGtgatctttctttaattccGCCTGATaccttcaaaaagaaagaaaaaaacgaGTACAGTAGCGTCAGTCAAGAAACGGACCCAGCAAAAGAAGCTAAATCTGTGTTTAACAATGTTTTAAGACATCAAAGGTCTAATTACTTTAAGGACAATAGTGATTCTGTTGCTCAAAATACAGCGCATTTTAATGATACAAGATCGAATTTCCAAGAAATAGACAGGAGAGACTCTGATTCTGACTCTAGTTCCAATTCAGTCACAGATTCTAATAAGTTTGATACAACATCAGACTTAGAATCAGATACTGCATCTGTCTTAAATACGTCAGCTATCAATTCACCAAGCCCGAAGCCAAGAATAGTTACCAATACTAGACAGTTACCCCTAATAACGCCAGAAGATGCAGGATTAGTATTTGATCATGAAACAGGATTATGGGATAAGCAACGCATTGCTGTTGTTACCGATTCCAGCGCTGCTGATAATACTACAAGCTCTTTCACCATAGAAGAGAATCAAAGCGATCATAAATCTACGAAAAACACAAATAACAATGACCGCTCACTAAAACATTtaaatgaaaatattctGTCGACTCAAAACAAAGGATCACAAATCGGCAGTAGTAACAACAATACGATACCTGGTGAAAATAAAACGGAAAAACAGGTGGATGAAAACCATGACAATAATGACAATAATGATGTCAGTACTTCTGTTGTGACAGATGACACACCATTAAGTACACCTAGATTTAACAGGCAACtctatcaaaaaaataatattaaagcAACCACCACGCGTCAaccttcatcatctttgCATCGAGAACTGTCGAACTCTAACTTGAATGCTGACAGTTCCAATGTAGATATCACAAACATTAGTCGTATGGACACCTCTTATGACCTAACCAAAAGGGAGATCGTTTCAAGATTATTGGAAATTGAACCTAACCCAataaaatggaaaaacCTTTTTGAAGTAGATTTATCTAATCAAACCATCAAAGATTCGTGTATCGGTATTGATGAACTTTTACCTGCTTTGGTTAACCTTAACATTGCTAATAATGAGTTAATATCTCTTCAAGGTATTCCAAAGCAAATTCAGTCCCTAAATATTTCCAATAACAGGCTCCGTTCTCAATTGTTGCAATTTCAAGATTTACCACATTTGGAGGAGCTTGATATATCGAACAATAATCTAAGCTCTTTACAGGATCTCCGTTTGGTTAGCTCTTTATCGCATTTACGTTATTTGGATGTATCAAATTGTGGTATTGTGTCATTGATAGGTCTCCCCGCCGTTGCAAAACTGGATACCCTCATAGCAAGGGATAATAGGTTAATCGGATCCATAGATTTCAAGCAACTATGTGAAGTATCTCCTATTCCATGGCGCAGTTTAACGAAGCTAGATCTCTCTAATAACAAAATAACGAATCTAAAGAACTTGCATTATTTAACGAAGTTAAGAGTATTGATACTAGATGGGAACTCGATAGAGCGGTTACACAGTGATATTCATGCTGATGAAACTAATGACAAATATAGGGCTGGTAATCCCTCATTGCGTTATTTGAGTATAAGAAATGGACGTGTATCAGTAAACTCTTTCTCTGGTTTTCCTAACTTACGTATTCTACGTGTGTCAGTTCCTGCGGACTACGGAAACGATGATGCAAATAGCAATGAGAATGCACATGGCATAGGAAGTGAACAGAGAAGACACAATGTGAAAAATGATCAAATTCCAGAAAGCTCTCTATCAAAGAGATATCCTTTGCCATTCCCTTTAGAAAGCCTAGAGATTATTGGTATGCCTCCTTCTAGTCCAAAATCGCAAACTATATCCTTATCCCAGCCTCAAGCCTCTCAAAAGCGCATATTTGGCGTATCCACAAATGTAGATCCCAATGCTGTTCGACCCAATAACAAAGATTCAGACGTACTTATAGACTCATCACCTTGGGAAAGTGTAATTTTTCCGTCGCAGCTACGCGAAGTGACTCTGCGGTGTTTAAACCTTACACGTGTCCCTCAAACATTGACAAACAACACCGCCCTTTACTCGCTCGATGTGTCGGGTAACAAAATCTATTCCGCACAAATGTTATTACCCTCCTTACCCCAGAATTTACTCCGATTAAACATATTACAAAATCCCGTTCTAGAGCTAGTCGCTATACCAACCTACACTTCTTCGTCCACAAAAACGAATTTGGATACGGCAGGGAAAAGCGAGACGGAAAACAACTTAGCAGTACAAGACAGTGGTAGTAGACACAGGGACTTGCAACGCCTCTTACTCCACTGGTGCCCCGCCCTTGTGGAGAGTGACCTCAATGTGGAGGGGTAA
- the GPB1 gene encoding Gpb1p, which produces MDPLSQVPELSDDYPSGNNPANSPPINYEWNEIPNVYKSVNKDGKYTKYELLSYVTNYYATLNPRSNTEEYLEESRKASLDALKKYYQQTALEALATRKGSCISETSSFQTGSSYRKSSLFHTFPPWGVDQPPHEEQRSNKSYSIDTNVDFLTSETAKIYSKYLQKCSLNSDPYGSDKEHYENMWVPISKWDPYHNKNEEPHLYTSYKIRLDIPFSDTSPISVTKLYPPIFSETKVPGLVYHSIVKLEGMLFVFGGMSPCYPYSDVAPDLSSFYVDGIKNLPPPLDESIINNPAMIPSKKLYTFSYASTKWRECEVSGQIPPPLVCVQGSLLTDRHIFYYGGFEIKNEVIIDPKTNEYFIKKRAVLNDTAYILDTLCYKFTKVELVPQPTKYVKYPTTVPRFGHLQVSLKTYPNKLSKGPTTGTEFTPSSASISSTEKSTGNGTFEDPIMNFVSSSMTLNSDNIISPTSSNTPGVYSILIMGGYCDGKDGTFEPISDLWKVEITILSRGKRNFIRFAETALTTLISTLPQDTVDETLKSEFYKKWPLPRGFMAYYVTDTDSLVKKKMDEDLLENMMHNFKIIDKNTEIPVKSDSVIPGRNTKVKTVPKLLNKSLIIHGGSANSFIHGDMWCYDLDEGSWTKMTLNSENQETGEIKPVDFPLTGHSFVHHKQMTVVVGGMNQKDIDNSSSWKNLEKAYSHEYETHDTNGTFTLISLPSRIIRNFEVDTLRDGYQNKQVENIILSALRLSYNPIIYDKDYIWTVGGLIRDTDSSKVFLRGAISLVSLPLIDIPGV; this is translated from the coding sequence ATGGACCCTCTCAGTCAAGTTCCAGAGCTCTCTGATGACTATCCTTCTGGAAACAATCCAGCGAATTCACCCCCCATAAATTATGAATGGAACGAAATACCAAATGTTTATAAGTCAGTCAATAAGGATGGCAAATATACGAAATATGAACTTTTGTCATATGTTACTAACTATTATGCCACATTAAATCCACGCTCGAATACTGAAGAATATCTCGAGGAGAGCAGGAAGGCAAGTCTAGATGCActtaaaaaatattatcaaCAAACAGCATTAGAAGCCTTAGCAACTCGAAAGGGCAGTTGCATATCTGAAACTTCAAGTTTTCAGACAGGTTCATCATATCGAAAGTCGTCTCTGTTTCATACATTTCCACCTTGGGGCGTTGATCAACCTCCTcatgaagaacaaagatCAAATAAGTCATACAGTATTGATACAAACGTTGATTTCCTGACTTCAGAGACAGCCAAAATCTACTCAAAATACCTTCAAAAATGTTCCTTAAATTCAGATCCTTATGGTTCAGATAAGGAGCATTATGAAAACATGTGGGTTCCTATCTCTAAATGGGATCCTTATCATAATAAGAACGAAGAACCTCATCTATATACTTCTTACAAAATAAGATTGGATATTCCTTTTTCCGATACATCTCCGATTTCTGTGACTAAACTATACCCCCCTATATTTAGTGAAACAAAGGTTCCTGGTCTAGTTTACCACTCAATAGTGAAATTGGAAGGTATGCTTTTTGTCTTCGGAGGAATGTCACCATGTTATCCCTACTCAGATGTCGCACCAGATTTGTCGTCCTTTTACGTTGATGGGATCAAGAATTTACCACCACCGCTTGATGAAAGCATTATCAATAATCCTGCAATGATACCAAGCAAGAAACTTTACACATTTTCTTACGCGTCTACTAAGTGGCGCGAGTGCGAAGTTAGTGGCCAAATCCCACCTCCTTTAGTTTGCGTTCAGGGTTCCCTATTGACTGATAGGCACATCTTTTACTACGGAGGATTCGAGATCAAAAATGAAGTTATTATTGATCCTAAGACCAATGaatatttcatcaaaaaaaGGGCAGTTTTGAATGACACAGCCTACATTTTAGATACATTATGCTATAAGTTTACCAAAGTCGAATTGGTTCCTCAACCGACAAAATATGTGAAATATCCTACAACTGTTCCAAGATTTGGCCATCTTCAAGTATCATTAAAAACGTACCCAAATAAGCTGAGTAAAGGACCTACCACAGGTACAGAATTCACACCTTCCTCTGCTTCTATATCTTCCACCGAAAAAAGTACAGGAAATGGTACATTTGAGGATCCGATTATGAATTTCGTGTCTTCGTCAATGACTCTGAACTCGGATAATATAATTTCACCTACATCTTCAAATACACCTGGTGTGTATAGCATTTTGATAATGGGTGGATATTGTGATGGTAAAGACGGAACCTTTGAACCAATCTCCGATTTATGGAAGGTAGAGATTACTATTCTATCCAGAGGCAAACGGAATTTTATAAGGTTTGCTGAAACGGCATTAACAACCTTAATATCAACTCTCCCCCAAGACACAGTTGACGAAACATTAAAAAGTGAGTTTTATAAGAAATGGCCTCTACCGAGAGGTTTTATGGCCTACTACGTTACGGATACCGATTCACTTgttaaaaagaaaatggatGAAGACCTATTGGAGAATATGATGCataatttcaaaattaTCGACAAAAACACCGAAATACCTGTTAAAAGTGACTCGGTGATTCCTGGAAGAAACACCAAAGTTAAAACAGTTCCCAAGCTCTTGAATAAATCATTAATTATTCATGGAGGGTCTGCAAACAGTTTTATCCATGGCGATATGTGGTGTTACGATTTAGATGAAGGTTCGTGGACCAAAATGACACTTAACTCTGAAAACCAAGAAACAGGGGAAATTAAGCCAGTAGATTTTCCCCTTACAGGACATTCCTTCGTACATCACAAGCAAATGACTGTCGTTGTTGGAGGGATGAATCAAAAAGATATAGACAATTCTAGCAGTTGGAAAAATTTAGAAAAGGCATATTCTCATGAATATGAAACTCATGACACCAATGGCACTTTTACACTCATTAGTCTCCCATCACGGATCATACGAAATTTTGAGGTTGACACATTAAGAGATGGATATCAGAATAAACAAGTAGAGAATATCATACTTTCAGCGTTAAGATTATCTTATAACCCAATAATTTACGACAAAGATTACATATGGACCGTCGGTGGTCTCATTAGAGATACAGATAGCTCGAAAGTTTTTTTACGCGGCGCTATATCCCTTGTTAGCTTGCCTTTAATTGATATCCCAGGTGTTTAA
- the CNE1 gene encoding calnexin — protein sequence MTTLLLLSQLGLLAFANAINPMVKGEYRIEHPKIGDLSEIESAISPKSFYESFQYGSEAEFRKNWVSSDLTMEHVDETSSKAFPGTWKLQSPFLVPGFSDDLSLVLGSEQTRAAIAHRLKYDLSIKDNEKLVVQYEVKLQKMLECGGAYIKLLKTSATDLSQYDHSSDDYAVIFGPDFCQGYVDEIHLVLKRENPFSGKSEDKFLLNAPKSALNLPISRLYTLILDSSDQSYEIRLDGDVVSAGSLLSEGAFQPPFISPKEIDDPSAVKPADWDDRTVIPDPTASKPDDWDESEPQLIPDPASKKPDEWDESIPQYIPDKSRSQPEWWNDEEDGKWIAPMILNPSCGTKKGCGKWKPKMVENEKFRGPWKAPLIANPNYKGEWKAPTIPNPHYYEDLTPANIEGINVVSFDIWATASEISFDNLYIGKSVEEAELIGNKTFIPKSKLEKKELGIDKPETDSEEQEDRSHKDSSSVSGQEQKEKPEEESSDTPLFGASDSGFEFINRIEKYIQSSHVMMKFTKWFLSIDDLYKGMVISLIATVVVAFTVLFVLKFMIWAQGIDINGSTPSTRARAERKQKREMEEQSKKAVGATSTGIKPGSDADLSKRTSKKQSGEDDSSKEESDN from the coding sequence ATGACTACACTGTTACTTTTGAGTCAGTTGGGTCTTTTGGCATTCGCCAATGCTATTAACCCTATGGTAAAGGGCGAATATAGAATTGAACATCCTAAGATAGGAGACTTGTCAGAAATTGAATCTGCTATCTCTCCCAAATCTTTCTATGAATCATTTCAATATGGTTCCGAAGCGGAGTTCCGTAAGAATTGGGTTTCTTCTGATCTAACAATGGAACATGTAGACGAAACATCTTCGAAGGCGTTCCCTGGCACATGGAAGTTGCAGTCACCATTTTTGGTCCCAGGATTCAGTGATGATCTATCTTTAGTTTTGGGTAGCGAACAAACTAGAGCTGCTATTGCCCATAGGTTAAAATACGATCTATCGATCAAGGATAATGAGAAACTAGTGGTGCAATATGAAGttaaacttcaaaaaatgCTTGAATGTGGCGGTGCATATATCAAATTGTTGAAAACCTCCGCAACTGATCTTTCTCAGTACGACCACTCGTCAGATGACTATGCTGTCATCTTTGGCCCAGACTTTTGCCAAGGTTATGTGGACGAAATTCATTTGGTTTTGAAGCGCGAGAATCCTTTTTCTGGAAAATCTGAAGACAAATTCTTATTAAATGCCCCAAAATCTGCATTGAACTTGCCAATTTCTCGCTTATATACCTTAATATTAGACTCTTCTGATCAATCCTACGAAATAAGACTCGATGGTGATGTTGTTTCAGCAGGTAGCTTATTATCAGAAGGTGCATTCCAACCTCCATTCATTTCCCCTAAAGAAATAGATGATCCTTCGGCCGTTAAACCAGCAGACTGGGACGATAGAACCGTTATACCTGATCCAACTGCCAGTAAGCCCGATGATTGGGATGAAAGCGAACCTCAACTAATTCCTGATCCTGCGTCTAAAAAACCCGACGAATGGGATGAAAGTATTCCTCAGTATATCCCTGACAAGTCTCGTTCTCAACCTGAATGGTGGaacgatgaagaagatggaaaaTGGATTGCTCCAATGATTTTGAACCCATCTTGTGGCACAAAGAAGGGCTGCGGTAAGTGGAAGCCCAAAATGGttgaaaacgaaaaattTAGAGGCCCATGGAAAGCTCCATTGATAGCAAATCCTAACTATAAAGGAGAATGGAAGGCCCCAACAATTCCTAATCCTCATTATTACGAAGATTTAACACCGGCAAATATCGAAGGTATCAATGTAGTATCCTTCGATATATGGGCAACGGCTAGTGAAATCTCATTTGACAACCTTTACATTGGTAAATCTGTTGAGGAAGCAGAATTAATCGGGAATAAAACTTTCATTCCAAAATCCAAactagagaagaaagaactaGGTATCGACAAACCTGAAACAGATTCGGAAGAGCAAGAGGACAGATCGCATAAGGATTCATCTTCTGTATCAGGGCAGgaacagaaagaaaaaccagaagaagaaagttcaGACACTCCATTATTCGGCGCTTCAGACTCCGGTTTCGAATTTATCAATAGAATCGAGAAATATATCCAATCTTCTCATGTCATGATGAAATTCACCAAGTGGTTCTTATCTATCGATGATTTATATAAGGGAATGGTTATCAGTTTGATCGCTACCGTGGTTGTCGCTTTCACAGTGCTATTTGTGCTTAAGTTCATGATTTGGGCTCAGGGAATTGATATCAATGGTTCTACACCATCTACCAGAGCCAGAGCAGAGAGAAAGCAGAAACGTGAAATGGAAGAACAATCTAAGAAAGCTGTTGGTGCAACTTCAACTGGAATAAAACCAGGTTCAGATGCTGATCTTTCGAaaagaacttcaaaaaaacaatcagGGGAAGAtgattcttccaaagaagaatctgaTAATTGA
- the NDD1 gene encoding Ndd1p has translation MNPRSDNNNFLTSPHICRPAIQEQGNTKYEFTSPQMVQNTLPTPYTLNQNKLDHMSSLGREHSDVNDCSLVENSMLNHHNQQRHQRLSNRSIVDPNVSSSIMEANSSQVLNDSDHSINGMFPTSARSSTSSQNIGMILTSNHNTSSSSAIAGATASMVSHTSSTAKTTLTPQDGSAPASTAVGSSSSVPSADPNAHPIASPVLPDINEQPSSVLHFGNFANELLLASPEQFKEFLMESPAGLNFWQQRNTPAKTPLKFVTNNNTILSQQPLNNGFPNTITSPLQNIDVNLMFNSGSASKSSLSPPRKQMSLTPYGRKILNEMGTPFTKMLQPISSNNSALVDFHRARKHNLQSTPTSKPSLRNDSPGSRIYGSSPTTIQLHSSGVKCSPGRNLNIDDKLFHLQGSPTPKLSVNKSDKLQLDGGLELPRMGSFREGLFVPSLSAPDGKHSLTGSTSRRNSSTITSHETSSFTSEKVRKPKLNRKGNKNKSKTSQIMTKQRFQIIMTDTTSFNSDNGVSSNNSNKLKRCNSVIVSGENKKKKKKKSSSFTSCNTLPHSQ, from the coding sequence ATGAATCCAAGAAGTGACAATAACAACTTTTTGACTAGCCCTCATATTTGTAGACCTGCCATTCAAGAGCAAGGGAACACGAAGTATGAATTCACCAGCCCTCAAATGGTTCAAAATACTCTACCTACGCCTTATACATTGAATCAAAACAAACTAGATCATATGTCATCCTTGGGAAGGGAACACTCTGATGTAAATGACTGTTCGCTTGTTGAAAACAGTATGCTAAATCACCATAATCAACAACGTCATCAACGCCTCAGTAACAGAAGTATCGTCGATCCAAATGTCAGCTCAAGTATCATGGAGGCAAATAGCAGCCAAGTTTTGAACGATAGTGACCATTCTATTAATGGCATGTTTCCAACATCCGCAAGAAGCTCTACTTCTTCTCAGAATATTGGTATGATTTTGACATCCAACCACAACacctcttcctcttctgcCATCGCCGGTGCTACAGCGTCTATGGTTTCTCATACTAGCTCTACTGCAAAAACAACTCTAACACCGCAAGATGGTTCTGCACCAGCGTCTACAGCTGTAggttcttcatcttccGTTCCCTCTGCTGATCCAAATGCACATCCAATAGCTTCTCCAGTGTTACCAGATATAAATGAGCAACCATCCTCCGTTCTACATTTTGGGAATTTTGCAAATGAGCTTTTGCTCGCTAGTCCTGAGCAATTTAAAGAGTTTTTGATGGAGTCACCAGCGGGTCTGAACTTCTGgcaacaaagaaatacgCCGGCGAAAACGCCATTGAAATTTGTTACAAATAATAACACCATTCTATCTCAGCAACCTCTTAATAATGGGTTTCCAAATACTATCACATCACCATTACAAAATATAGATGTCAATCTAATGTTTAACTCTGGATCAGCTTCTAAAAGTTCACTTTCTCCTCCACGAAAACAAATGTCATTGACACCTTATGGCagaaaaattttgaatGAGATGGGTACTCCATTTACAAAAATGTTACAGccaatttcatcaaataataGTGCGTTGGTTGATTTCCATCGCGCACGTAAACATAATTTACAATCGACACCTACATCAAAACCATCGTTGAGGAATGATAGCCCAGGTTCTAGGATTTATGGGTCATCACCTACTACTATTCAACTTCATTCATCCGGCGTCAAGTGTTCGCCAGGAAGAAATTTAAATATCGATGACAAActatttcatcttcaaggATCACCAACACCAAAACTCTCCGTGAACAAATCGGATAAATTACAGTTAGATGGTGGACTTGAGCTGCCGAGAATGGGTTCATTTCGAGAAGGTTTGTTCGTTCCTTCGTTAAGTGCACCAGATGGTAAACATTCGTTAACTGGCAGTACGTCTCGTAGGAATAGTTCTACTATTACGTCCCATGAAACGTCATCTTTTACTTCGGAAAAAGTAAGAAAGCCAAAACTCAATaggaaaggaaacaaaaacaagtCGAAGACAAGCCAGATTATGACAAAGCAGCGTTTCCAAATTATAATGACAGACACTACAAGCTTTAATTCAGATAATGGAGTATCATCTAATAATTCTAACAAACTGAAAAGATGCAACTCCGTAATAGTATCTggagaaaataaaaagaagaaaaagaagaaatcttcatcatttacTAGTTGCAACACCTTACCTCACTCGCAgtaa
- the ECM1 gene encoding Ecm1p, protein MAKKPISKHSRAARRSEAAEPEAKALETLPRAEKTDFAATLIRTANKNEALLEAKIQKRGQKNKKKNAGRVSKQLIDDSSLTSRKAIRALNITSRLDGKREKAIHRAKYVQSARKAGWDTTNQSIRKELSTLQNAANTVSDSVNKSTDKEGSANTEDAMIEDDQDHIEIYDSAKSQKVQEKAVSTTFTASNVFTSLEDEIEA, encoded by the coding sequence ATGGCGAAGAAACCAATTTCGAAACATTCCCGTGCGGCAAGAAGATCAGAAGCAGCCGAACCGGAGGCTAAGGCTTTAGAGACTTTACCCAGAGCTGAAAAGACAGATTTTGCAGCAACATTAATCAGAACTGCTAACAAAAACGAAGCTTTGCTCGAAGCGAAGATCCAAAAGCGtggacaaaaaaataagaagaaaaacgCGGGAAGAGTGAGTAAGCAACTTATAGATGACAGTTCTTTAACAAGTAGGAAAGCTATTCGTGCCTTAAATATTACCAGTAGGCTCGATGGTAAGAGGGAGAAAGCCATTCATAGAGCTAAATATGTGCAGTCAGCTCGTAAAGCTGGATGGGATACTACAAACCAAAGCATTAGGAAAGAATTATCGACACTACAAAACGCAGCAAATACGGTCAGCGATTCCGTTAACAAAAGCACGGACAAGGAAGGGTCTGCGAATACTGAAGATGCGATGATAGAAGACGATCAAGATCACATTGAAATTTACGACAGTGCTAAAAGCCAGAAGGTACAAGAAAAAGCAGTATCAACCACTTTTACGGCATCAAACGTATTTACGTCATTAGAGGATGAGATTGAAGCATAG